A stretch of the Porifericola rhodea genome encodes the following:
- a CDS encoding FtsL-like putative cell division protein produces MKTAVKNRYKIKTKETKPKGESLFTKIDKLLKVDTSFDSGLPVRFVPYVLFFTCLGLFYIGNNHYAEKTIRKINRLEDEVEDLRANYTTLKADYMFESKQSEVAKRVEKMGLEESATPPHKIIIEE; encoded by the coding sequence ATGAAAACAGCAGTAAAAAACAGGTATAAGATAAAAACAAAAGAGACCAAGCCTAAAGGCGAGAGTCTGTTCACCAAAATAGATAAGTTGCTGAAGGTAGATACTTCATTTGATAGTGGTCTGCCCGTACGCTTTGTGCCCTACGTACTCTTCTTTACATGCCTGGGCTTATTCTATATAGGTAACAATCATTATGCAGAAAAAACAATACGCAAGATCAACCGGCTGGAAGATGAGGTGGAAGACTTGCGTGCAAATTATACGACCCTTAAGGCTGACTACATGTTTGAAAGCAAGCAGTCTGAGGTAGCCAAAAGAGTAGAGAAAATGGGGCTGGAAGAAAGCGCCACACCCCCACATAAGATAATTATAGAAGAATAG
- the rsmH gene encoding 16S rRNA (cytosine(1402)-N(4))-methyltransferase RsmH yields MVTPTKAMYHKPVFLKESVDGLVWKPGGTYVDLTFGGGGHSSAILEKLEGGRLFAFDQDQDAAANAEGMALTFIQSNFRHLKRYLKLHGVSQVDGILADLGVSSHQFDVPDRGFSTRFEAELDMRMDQQGQRTAKEVVNKYSERELHQLLGMYGEVKNARTLAQAIVAARVNHPIETVEELKQVLIKFAPKGREAKYYAQVFQALRLEVNDEIKALEEMLEQAVELLVPGGRLVILSYHSLEDRLVKNIINKGKLYGEVEKDFYGNAQLPLKAVNKKPLIPSAEEIKENSRARSAKLRIAEKR; encoded by the coding sequence ATGGTAACACCGACGAAAGCGATGTATCATAAGCCAGTATTTCTAAAAGAAAGTGTAGACGGCCTGGTATGGAAGCCCGGAGGAACCTATGTGGATCTTACCTTCGGTGGGGGTGGGCATAGCTCAGCCATACTAGAGAAGCTGGAGGGCGGAAGGCTCTTCGCTTTTGATCAGGATCAGGATGCGGCCGCCAATGCAGAAGGCATGGCGCTCACTTTTATTCAGTCAAACTTCAGGCATCTGAAGCGCTACCTAAAACTACATGGTGTAAGCCAGGTGGATGGTATTCTTGCCGATCTTGGTGTTTCGTCTCATCAGTTTGATGTGCCGGACCGCGGCTTCTCCACTCGCTTTGAGGCTGAGTTGGATATGCGCATGGATCAGCAGGGACAGCGTACCGCAAAGGAAGTTGTAAACAAATATAGCGAGCGCGAGCTCCATCAGCTTCTGGGAATGTACGGCGAGGTAAAAAATGCCAGAACTTTAGCGCAGGCTATTGTAGCTGCCAGAGTAAACCATCCGATAGAAACGGTAGAAGAACTTAAGCAGGTATTAATCAAATTTGCACCAAAAGGCAGGGAGGCTAAATACTACGCACAGGTGTTTCAGGCGTTAAGGTTAGAGGTGAACGATGAAATTAAGGCGCTGGAAGAAATGCTGGAGCAGGCTGTTGAGCTGCTCGTGCCCGGTGGAAGGTTAGTAATTCTTTCCTACCATTCGCTGGAAGACAGGCTGGTAAAAAACATCATCAACAAAGGAAAACTATATGGAGAGGTAGAAAAAGATTTTTACGGAAACGCACAACTGCCTCTCAAAGCTGTAAACAAAAAGCCCCTGATACCCTCCGCTGAGGAGATCAAGGAAAACAGTAGGGCGAGAAGTGCAAAATTAAGAATTGCTGAAAAACGCTAA
- the mraZ gene encoding division/cell wall cluster transcriptional repressor MraZ, with product MAIFTGEYECKMDAKGRLLLPAKVKAKLPECSKHEIVLSQGFEPCLIIYTIDEYNKVYEKFSSLSSFNEEQRRLQRNFFRGSVEVELDNMGRFLIPRRMAQYARLGREAIIAGNGKVLEIWNPVTYDDYLINDPVEYSDLAQKHLHKEHNGNTDESDVS from the coding sequence ATGGCAATATTCACCGGTGAGTACGAATGCAAGATGGACGCCAAGGGGCGGCTTTTGCTTCCTGCCAAGGTTAAAGCAAAACTGCCCGAGTGCTCTAAGCATGAGATTGTACTTAGTCAGGGTTTTGAACCTTGTCTAATTATCTACACCATCGATGAGTACAACAAGGTTTACGAAAAGTTCTCTTCGCTGAGTAGTTTCAATGAGGAGCAAAGAAGACTGCAACGAAATTTTTTTAGAGGGAGTGTGGAAGTAGAGTTGGACAACATGGGGAGATTTTTAATACCCCGACGAATGGCACAGTATGCACGCCTCGGACGAGAGGCGATAATAGCAGGAAATGGTAAAGTGCTGGAAATTTGGAATCCAGTAACCTATGATGATTACCTGATTAACGATCCGGTAGAGTATTCTGATTTAGCGCAAAAGCATTTGCATAAAGAACACAATGGTAACACCGACGAAAGCGATGTATCATAA